The following are from one region of the Aspergillus luchuensis IFO 4308 DNA, chromosome 4, nearly complete sequence genome:
- a CDS encoding uncharacterized protein (COG:S;~EggNog:ENOG410PJ2B;~InterPro:IPR018823,IPR018820;~PFAM:PF13515,PF10337,PF10334;~TransMembrane:12 (i35-54o60-78i90-113o133-151i163-184o196-215i604-621o627-643i655-676o682-699i704-723o743-769i);~antiSMASH:Cluster_4.14): MAPSRSAGGARMAGLLSILNPLTWRQRLDLDTRSFLIMLKGALPPTIVIAIYQSSAISDITLTIGYLSALISVLSQALTPRAKFMRIMFYDLLSTCVSASLCCLAIFCAVRARQHNTPPDASEAVRNGFSSDACAVSAIWLIFMIWAANTIRAWRPQELQDPMVAFSIFSSVTITRGGMFTTLSEGLSLVSRLLKGFMLGFAIATGVSLLILPITSRGHVFDDIRGYVAQIDNVLESQIDFVKGTSEVWTGSQGLLKRTRTARSMRDMQSSPSLDLEAKQKRLTASITKLNGLHGKLQSDLLYSKDEIAWGKLSAGDLSSIGGLLRGILLPLSGMAMLPEVLDMIVRNEGTRNSSLGSLDAEQDSVKQSEMQKVAQTLQDRLVVSSRLVTVGLQYVLLALGLSKRKNIEKQYSGKADEEGTGELLTPLEPQFAQRFGQEMRNYFSRRKDLTRNLASLEAFSVSEKPDDATSQEDLTAIATDPDVKQEFFLILFMGHLQDNLLTATLDLIRFADDRIQDGTMKCSRLILPRLNTIRKWLSLNTDHDTKSAPDRRQSSHVDPAALGQTEANNFPDPEHLPPANWFEKGSLALRYLSHIISSEQSIFGFRVAAAAFSVGILAYLRKTQDFFIHQRCIWAMIVIVIGMNPTSGQTMFGFVARIVATAVSLVLSLIVWYIVDEKTPGVIVFLYLANVFEYYFYVKVPQYFGASVIAIVTLNVIVGYELQVRKLGIEVATSNGQPYYPIYLFGPYKLAAVAAGCAISFFWVIFPYPITAKTTLRKTLGRGLFVLAKFYSCMHTTIELWLTGELDTNTTTTEDGDIRSASSTLQRTRHKVFKEEMLLLNSLRMHSHFSSFEPPIGGKFPRATYDEIISQIQRMLTSMALMAHTTQNMDALSTTTTTTNTTDNNNNNNDNNKWISRLASIALQSSGFKSHKITSLLCHLSASVQNSQPLPPYLETGDTFPLARELQRIDEELLSIRHVEDPAFSAFVCLEVLRSVVSCSLDDLLRNVKSLVGELSFDLHVRDGGEMQRLMQED, translated from the exons ATGGCTCCCTCAAGGAGCGCTGGCGGGGCTAGAATGGCCGGGTTGCTGAG TATTTTAAATCCCTTGACATGGAGACAGCGGCTCGACTTGGACACTCGGTCCTTCCTTATCATGCTGAAGGGCGCTTTGCCACCGACAATTGTGATAGCGAT TTACCAGAGTAGTGCTATATCCGACATTACCCTCACGATCGGGTATCTATCAGCTCTCATTTCGGTCCTGTCTCAAGCACTGACACCGCGGGCCAAGTTCATGCGGATCATGTTTTATGATCTCTTGTCAACATGTGTATCAGCTTCTCTTTGTTGCTTAGCGATATTCTGCGCCGTACGAGCGAGACAACATAACACCCCTCCCGATGCTAGTGAGGCCGTCCGGAATGGCTTCAGTAGCGATGCCTGTGCCGTGTCCGCTATATGGCTGATATTCATGATTTG GGCCGCAAATACTATCCGTGCTTGGCGCCCGCAGGAGCTGCAGGATCCTATGGTAGCTTTCtcgatcttttcttctgttaCTATCACTCGCGGTGGCATGTTCACCACACTATCCGAGGGTCTTTCATTAGTTTCAAGACTGTTAAAGGGGTTTATGCTGGGGTTTGCCATTGCCACCGGGGTCTCTCTCCTTATACTACCAATCACTAGCCGCGGACATGTCTTCGACGATATCAGGGGTTACGTCGCGCAGATCGATAACGTACTCGAGTCCCAGATCGACTTTGTCAAGGGGACGTCAGAGGTATGGACCGGAAGTCAAGGGCTTCTGAAGAGGACGCGCACAGCACGAAGTATGCGAGACATGCAAAGCAGTCCCAGTTTGGATCTGGAAGCGAAGCAGAAGCGCTTGACAGCATCAATCACTAAATTGAACGGGCTACATGGGAAGCTACAATCAGACCTGCTCTATTCGAAAGACGAAATCGCATGGGGAAAACTGTCAGCAGGCGACCTGAGTAGTATTGGAGGGTTGCTACGGGGTATTTTGCTGCCCCTTTCAGGAATGGCTATGCTACCTGAGGTTCTGGACATGATTGTCAGAAACGAAGGAACGCGCAACAGCAGTTTGGGATCGCTCGACGCCGAGCAGGATTCTGTGAAACAATCTGAGATGCAAAAGGTAGCCCAAACACTTCAAGATCGCCTAGTGGTCTCTTCCAGGTTGGTGACAGTTGGATTGCAATATGTCTTGCTGGCACTTGGGCTATCTAAGCGCAAGAACATCGAGAAACAATACTCAGGAAAAGCAGATGAGGAAGGGACGGGAGAACTACTCACACCACTAGAGCCACAATTCGCACAGCGTTTTGGACAAGAAATGCGAAACTACTTCTCACGCCGCAAGGACCTTACAAGAAATCTCGCATCTCTTGAGGCGTTCAGTGTCTCAGAGAAGCCGGATGATGCCACCTCCCAAGAGGACCTGACAGCCATTGCGACAGACCCTGACGTCAAGCAAGAGTTCTTTCTCATACTGTTCATGGGGCATCTGCAGGACAACCTACTGACCGCGACCCTCGACTTGATCCGTTTCGCTGATGACCGAATCCAGGATGGCACTATGAAGTGCAGCAGACTGATTCTCCCCAGACTCAACACCATCCGTAAATGGCTTTCACTTAATACCGACCACGACACCAAGTCTGCTCCGGATCGGAGACAATCATCTCATGTCGATCCAGCTGCCCTTGGCCAGACCGAAGCGAACAACTTCCCGGATCCTGAACACCTGCCCCCAGCCAACTGGTTTGAGAAAGGCAGTTTGGCGCTTCGTTACTTATCGCACATTATCAGTTCCGAGCAAAGTATTTTTGGTTTCcgagttgcagcagcagcattttCTGTTGGTATTCTGGCATACCTGCGTAAGACACaggacttcttcatccaccaaaGATGCATCTGGGCCATGATTGTCATCGTGATTGGGATGAACCCGACCAGCGGACAGACAATGTTTGGCTTCGTTGCACGCATCGTCGCAACAGCCGTCTCGTTAGTCCTGAGTTTGATTGTGTGGTATATCGTGGACGAGAAGACCCCGGGTGTCATAGTGTTCCTCTACCTCGCCAACGTCTTCGAG TACTACTTTTACGTCAAAGTCCCGCAATACTTCGGAGCCTCTGTgatcgccatcgtcacccTAAACGTCATCGTAGGCTACGAGCTACAA GTCCGCAAACTCGGCATCGAAGTCGCCACCTCCAACGGCCAACCCTACTACCCTATCTACCTCTTCGGCCCATACAAActcgccgccgtcgccgccggctgcgccatctccttcttctgggtCATCTTCCCCTACCCCATAACCGCCAAAACCACCCTCCGCAAGACTCTCGGACGCGGActcttcgtcctcgccaAATTCTACAGCTGCATGCACACAACCATCGAGCTCTGGCTCACCGGCGAACtcgacaccaacaccaccaccaccgaagacGGCGACATCCGCtccgcatcctccaccctccaacGCACCCGCCACAAAGTCTTCAAAGAAGAAATGCTCCTCCTAAACAGCCTCCGCATGCACAGCCACTTCAGCTCCTTCGAGCCTCCTATCGGTGGGAAATTCCCCCGTGCAACTTATGATGAAATCATCTCGCAGATCCAGCGCATGCTCACTAGCATGGCGTTGATGGCGCATACCACTCAGAACATGGATGCTTTgtccactaccaccaccacaaccaacaccactgacaataataataataataatgataataataaatggATCTCCCGCCTGGCATCAATAGCCCTCCAATCCAGCGGCTTCAAATCCCACAAAATCACCTCCCTACTCTGCCACTTGTCCGCTTCGGTGCAGAATTCTCAGCCGTTACCGCCGTATCTCGAGACGGGGGATACATTCCCGCTTGCAAGGGAGCTGCAGCGCATTGATGAGGAGTTATTGAGTATTCGACACGTGGAGGATCCGGCTTTCTCGGCGTTTGTTTGTCTAGAGGTTTTGAGGTCCGTGGTTAGTTGCTCGTTGGATGATTTGTTGAG GAATGTGAAAAGCTTAGTTGGGGAGTTGAGCTTTGATTTGCATGTTCGGGATGGGGGTGAGATGCAGCGGTTGATGCAGGAGGATTag
- a CDS encoding putative isoamyl alcohol oxidase (CAZy:AA7;~COG:C;~EggNog:ENOG410PUYJ;~InterPro:IPR006094,IPR036318,IPR016166,IPR012951;~PFAM:PF08031,PF01565;~SECRETED:SignalP(1-18);~SMCOG1138:FAD linked oxidase domain protein;~antiSMASH:Cluster_4.14;~go_function: GO:0016491 - oxidoreductase activity [Evidence IEA];~go_function: GO:0050660 - flavin adenine dinucleotide binding [Evidence IEA];~go_function: GO:0071949 - FAD binding [Evidence IEA];~go_process: GO:0055114 - oxidation-reduction process [Evidence IEA]), protein MMLPKLLSLIALPALAAANCKTTPGDAAWPSIEEWSALNQSIGGSLIRTAPAASSCYAGNPLGSSYNCSSVKDHWSYAAYHAAWPESNDYSIYNNNSCVPPGVAGYTKDKGCSIGGMPQYIVNATTEEQVATAMSWASQRDIRIVVKSTGHDLNGRSTGAYSLSIWTHNFNHIHHNSTWHVPGTNKTADVLICGGGNNWGTVYTSAVTQHNRTVVGGEDATVGLGGLIQNGGHGLLSSHYGLASDNVYQVTVITPEGHILTANDAQNQDIFWAVRGAGGGQFGVVTEFILKTHPIPENVVTGGLTIYASNNSNVSELASWTAFAETASQIPYLMDSGITGTIMAATGKSASTYAGVDEVLAGPAVIISLIAYNTTVQAMNTTLYNLSTQLTDNTTRITTKFTPPTSQPYWSYIKPNFLASQSAGASSLFTSRLLGKSELSSLPQADLIYYLQQISASQSGSGSLLIFGLQGGPGTANVPEQRRGSVLPSWRSAYAHVMAYGGSVNETGDPAASLAEAAEWYESVLEPVWRNWAPNMGAYMNEGNPFSSTWKRDFYGDGYERLVEVKRRYDPRGSLWVYSGVGSDEWEFDLRSGLLCRV, encoded by the exons ATGATGCTCCCAAAGCTCCTGTCACTCATCGCCCTTCCAGCATTGGCTGCGGCCAACTGCAAAACTACCCCCGGTGATGCAGCTTGGCCTTCAATCGAGGAGTGGTCGGCTTTGAACCAATCTATTGGCGGGTCTCTTATTCGAACTGCCCCTGCTGCCTCTTCCTGCTATGCAGGAAACCCGTTGGGCTCGTCGTACAACTGCTCCTCGGTGAAAGACCACTGGTCCTACGCAGCCTACCATGCCGCATGGCCTGAAAGCAACGACTACTCcatctacaacaacaactcctGCGTACCCCCAGGTGTCGCCGGCTATACCAAGGACAAGGGATGCAGTATCGGCGGCATGCCCCAATACATCGTCAATGCCACTACCGAAGAGCAGGTCGCAACGGCCATGTCATGGGCATCGCAGAGGGACATTCGCATCGTCGTGAAATCTACAGGCCACGATCTTAACGGCCG ATCAACCGGTGCCTACTCCCTCTCAATCTGGACCCACAACTtcaaccacatccaccacaactCAACCTGGCATGTCCCCGGCACCAACAAAACCGCAGACGTGCTaatctgcggcggcggcaacaACTGGGGCACTGTCTATACCTCAGCCGTAACCCAACACAACCGGACAGTCGTAGGCGGCGAAGACGCCACAGTAGGCCTAGGCGGCCTGATCCAGAACGGAGGCCACGGCCTCCTATCCAGCCACTACGGCCTCGCCTCCGACAACGTGTACCAAGTCACAGTCATCACCCCGGAGGGCCACATCCTCACCGCAAACGACGCCCAAAACCAAGACATCTTCTGGGCCGTCCGTGGCGCCGGTGGTGGCCAATTCGGCGTAGTGACCGAGTTCATCCTAAAAACGCATCCAATCCCAGAGAACGTCGTAACCGGCGGCCTGACCATCTACGCATCCAACAACTCCAACGTCTCAGAACTAGCTTCCTGGACCGCCTTCGCCGAAACAGCATCCCAGATCCCATACCTCATGGACTCCGGCATCACAGGCACCATCATGGCCGCGACCGGCAAATCAGCAAGCACCTACGCTGGCGTCGACGAAGTCCTCGCCGGTCCAGCTGTAATCATCAGCTTAATCGCCTACAACACCACCGTCCAAGCCATGAACACCACTCTCTACAACCTCTCTACCCAACTCACCGACAACACAACCCGAATTACCACCAAATTCACACCCCCAACCTCCCAACCCTACTGGTCCTACATTAAACCGAACTTCCTCGCCAGCCAATCCGCCGGCGCATCCAGCCTCTTCACAAGCCGCCTCCTCGGCAAATCCGAGCTCTCATCCCTCCCACAAGCGGATCTCATCTACTACTTGCAACAAATCTCCGCCTCCCaatccggctccggctccctCCTGATCTTCGGCCTCCAGGGCGGCCCCGGCACCGCTAACGTGCCCGAACAGCGCCGCGGGAGCGTCCTTCCATCATGGCGCAGCGCTTACGCACACGTCATGGCGTATGGCGGCTCCGTGAACGAAACCGGTGATCCTGCGGCGTCGCTGGCTGAGGCAGCGGAATGGTATGAGAGTGTGCTGgagccggtgtggaggaattGGGCGCCGAATATGGGGGCGTATATGAATGAGGGTAATCCGTTTAGTAGTACCTGGAAGAGGGACTTCTATGGAGATGGGTATGAAAGGTTGGTGGAGGTTAAGAGGAGATATGATCCGAGGGGAAGTCTCTGGGTGTATTCTGGGGTGGGAAGTGATGAGTGGGAGTTTGATTTGAGGAGTGGGTTGCTTTGTAGGGTGTAG